A single region of the Zonotrichia albicollis isolate bZonAlb1 chromosome 16, bZonAlb1.hap1, whole genome shotgun sequence genome encodes:
- the LOC141731034 gene encoding uncharacterized protein LOC141731034, translating into MKKCFRAPGRVIFLCNESGFCQRKEPARSEDRRAVSFQEQGPARRAAPCARDPRSLRALIRSRSRLAGAPPRALTSGELRSPSAPPLRAARGEQRGPATSPPRPQVRPPPRAPFRGQPGPRPARGWGSSAAGGHRGARARPRQRGRGKAPRERRRRRRGAAHRRARGPGQLPARPRAHLPQAAQGARRAGLGPAGKGRLAAVPAPAGATGVRSPRCALPAVSARSPPCPATAPVPLPPRGCCGDFRQAQIAPNARAKGVDTHRLIRSCENQKNLLNHHSRK; encoded by the coding sequence ATGAAGAAATGTTTCAGGGCGCCTGGCAGGGTGATCTTTTTATGTAATGAGTCAGGATTTTGCCAACGGAAGGAGCCGGCTCGGAGCGAGGACCGGAGAGCTGTCTCCTTTCAAGAACAGGGACCTGCCCGGCGAGCGGCTCCCTGCGCGCGGGATCCCCGCTCGCTGCGGGCGCTGATCCGTTCCCGTTCCCGGCTCGCCGGGGCACCGCCGCGGGCACTGACAAGCGGTGAGTTGCGCTCTCCCTCCGCGCCCCCGCTCCGCGCCGCCCGCGGGGAGCAGCGCGGCCCCGCGACGTCCCCGCCGAGGCCGCAGGTGCGgccgccgccccgcgcccccTTCCGCGGGCAGCCGGGGCCGCGCCCTGCGCGGGGATGGGGCAGCTCCGCGGCGGGCGGGCACCGGGGCGCGCGGGCGCGGCCGAGGCAGCGCGGGCGCGGAAAGGCgccccgggagcggcggcggcggcgccgcgggGCCGCGCATCGGCGGGCGCGCGGCCCCGGGCAGCTCCCGGCGCGGCCCCGCGCCCACCTGCCGCAGGCCGCGCAGGGTGCGCGCCGGGCGGGGCTCGGGCCCGCGGGGAAGGGGCGGCTCGCAGCCGTGCCGGCACCCGCGGGAGCTACAGGTGTGCGCTCCCCGCGGTGTGCGCTCCCCGCGGTGTCCGCCCGCTCCCCGCCGTGTCCGGCCACCGCTCCCGTCCCGCTGCCTCCGCGTGGCTGCTGCGGCGACTTTCGCCAGGCACAAATAGCTCCAAACGCGCGTGCGAAGGGGGTCGATACGCACCGTCTGATCAGGTCCtgtgaaaaccagaaaaacctCCTAAATCATCACAGCCGTAAATAA